The following are encoded together in the Zingiber officinale cultivar Zhangliang chromosome 8A, Zo_v1.1, whole genome shotgun sequence genome:
- the LOC122011538 gene encoding probable glutathione S-transferase GSTF1, whose amino-acid sequence MAAVKVFCPAISTASIRVILCLEEVGAEYERVNIDMATGEHKSPAHVAKNPFGQVPAFQDGDLVLFESRAIGRYVLRKFKASDVDLLHGSSLEESAMIDVWLEVEAQQYDKAIGPIFYQAVIIPRFYGGTTDEKVVEENLVKLAKVLDVYEARLSQTKYLAGDFFSFADLSHYPVTHFAIKIPQVAALFDARPHVKAWWESLESRPASKKVPAGLPQ is encoded by the exons ATGGCTGCGGTGAAGGTATTCTGTCCGGCGATCTCAACCGCGTCGATCCGTGTGATTCTGTGCCTTGAGGAGGTCGGGGCGGAATATGAGCGCGTCAACATCGACATGGCCACCGGCGAGCACAAGTCCCCTGCTCACGTCGCCAAAAAT CCATTTGGTCAAGTGCCAGCTTTCCAAGACGGGGATCTCGTTCTTTTTG AATCGAGAGCGATCGGACGGTACGTTCTGCGCAAGTTCAAAGCCTCCGACGTTGACCTGCTACACGGGAGTAGCTTGGAGGAGTCAGCCATGATAGACGTGTGGTTGGAAGTGGAGGCTCAGCAGTACGACAAGGCCATCGGCCCCATCTTCTACCAGGCTGTGATTATCCCCCGCTTCTACGGTGGTACGACGGACGAGAAGGTGGTGGAGGAGAACTTGGTGAAGCTGGCGAAGGTGCTCGACGTTTACGAAGCCCGTCTGTCCCAGACCAAGTACCTCGCCGGAGACTTCTTCAGCTTCGCCGATCTCAGCCACTATCCCGTCACCCACTTCGCTATCAAAATCCCTCAAGTGGCCGCCCTGTTCGATGCGCGCCCCCACGTGAAAGCCTGGTGGGAGAGCTTGGAGTCGCGTCCGGCCTCCAAGAAAGTGCCCGCCGGACTCCCTCAGTGA
- the LOC122010819 gene encoding uncharacterized protein LOC122010819, whose protein sequence is MEELWLAAKSWTRAESALKHKAYADLESQTHFITYMKIKHEASLSFLQEENRIKDETIAQQCRSLQHIKTELIQDMAGRRNNNNREMSGQNNQFLEGFTALLHEQNCIHGERIQQILQAREQGSTPRRSTSSTQPVYKQFRELRPMEFKGATDPIAAEGWIRSLETIFDFMQLTDADKVRCAIFMLRDDARVWWEGAWLTVDLTILTWADFKEVFYGKYFTVDNRTRLAREFLELRLGDMTVAEYVRRFERGLYFVPMITSQPVEELKHFTEGLRPAIRHDVRLSRVTTFREAIDQALMSERDRNDMVKEAQNKRLSYQGRDQQEPGKKRSVPGQNPGKQPFKQAQPWQQIQKIQAAEGTGVRAENKVRCSKCEKIHTGQCLTGTDACYMCKKSGHFARECPLLTEPTKGRVFAMTQEQVDLDTAIITREELHSNRMVKNCQMMMQDHMVGARFIVLEMTEFDVILGMDWLVQHEAVIDFGDTTTKFGGSGNSPRLPRGVSRGCYRSTPDSGGGIRNRTSTGNYAGVKSTISVCAYRNERVEGAIAGIAGQGFYTTKRVTMGSPGVIRTQERWDHVAVHHYRELNRVTIKNKVSSYEGKGGRCAQNSIQNPIRALRVPGYAIRTHKCPSSIMDLMNRVFHSCLDQFIIVFIDDILIYSRNCQEHRLHLTTVLQTLKDHHLYAKFSKCDFWLNQIPFLGHIVSGNGIEVDPAKVEAIWNWDTPKNNSEIWSFLGLVGYYRRFIQNFSRITLPLTSLTKKGVRYEWTDRCMKSFEELKGRLTTSQVLTIPDGSGRFVVYTDASKTGLGAVLMQNGKVIAYASRQLKVHEQNYPTHDLELAAVIFALKI, encoded by the exons GATATGGCTGGTAGAAGAAACAACAACAACAGAGAGATGAGCGGTCAGAACAACCAGTTTCTAGAAGGATTTACTGCACTTCTACATGAGCAGAACTGCATTCATGGGGAACGGATTCAACAAATATTGCAGGCTAGGGAGCAGGGGAGCACACCCAGACGTTCTACATCTAGTACGCAACCGGTCTACAAGCAGTTTCGGGAGCTTAGACCAATGGAGTTTAAAGGCGCCACAGACCCAATCGCTGCAGAGGGATGGATTCGGTCTCTGGAAACGATATTTGACTTCATGCAGCTCACAGATGCGGACAAGGTCAGGTGTGCGATATTCATGCTCCGGGATGATGCTCGAGTATGGTGGGAGGGTGCGTGGCTGACTGTAGATCTAACTATTTTGACTTGGGCTGATTTTAAGGAGGTATTCTATGGAAAGTATTTCACAGTTGACAACAGGACACGACTGGCACGAGAATTCTTGGAGCTTCGCCTAGGAGATATGACGGTGGCGGAGTATGTCAGGAGGTTCGAGAGAGGACTCTATTTCGTACCTATGATTACCAGCCAACCAGTCGAAGAATTGAAGCACTTCACCGAAGGGTTGAGGCCGGCTATTCGCCATGATGTCAGGTTGAGTCGGGTCACCACATTCAGAGAGGCAATTGACCAAGCACTGATGTCTGAAAGAGATAGAAATGACATGGTCAAGGAAGCTCAGAACAAGAGATTGAGTTATCAGGGACGGGATCAGCAGGAGCCGGGAAAGAAGAGGTCAGTTCCGGGTCAGAATCCAGGAAAGCAACCGTTTAAGCAGGCGCAGCCGTGGCAGCAAATTCAGAAGATACAAGCAGCTGAAGGCACTGGTGTCAGGGCTGAAAACAAGGTTCGCTGTTCCAAGTGCGAGAAGATTCACACTGGGCAGTGTTTGACGGGTACAGATGCTTGCTATATGTGTAAGAAGTCAGGACACTTCGCAAGAGAATGTCCACTGCTCACGGAGCCAACCAAAGGGAGAGTATTTGCGATGACTCAAGAGCAGGTGGACCTGGACACAGCTATTATCACAA GGGAGGAATTGCATAGCAACAGGATGGTAAAGAACTGTCAGATGATGATGCAAGATCATATGGTGGGCGCGAGGTTCATCGTGTTGGAAATGACAGAGTTTGATGTGATCCTTGGCATGGACTGGTTGGTTCAGCACGAGGCAGTCATCGATT TCGGGGACACAACGACCAAGTTTGGAGGAAGTGGAAATAGCCCAAGACTTCCCAGAGGTGTTTCCAGAGGATGTTACAGGTCTACCCCCGACTCGGGAGGTGGAATTCGGAATAGAACTAGTACTGGGAACTACGCCGGTGTCAAAAGCACCATATCGGTTTGCGCCTACCGAAATGAAAGAGTTGAAGGGGCAATTGCAGGAATTGCTGGACAAGGGTTTTATACGACCAAGCGTGTCACCATGGGGAGCCCCGGTGTTATTCGTACGCAAGAAAGATGGGACCATGTGGCTGTGCATCATTACCGGGAGCTGAATcgagtgacaatcaagaacaa GGTATCATCATATGAAggtaaaggaggaagatgtgcaCAAAACAGCATTCAGAACCCGATACGGGCATTACGAGTTCCTGGTTATGCCATCCGGACTCACAAATGCCCCAGCAGcattatggacttgatgaatcgagtatttcaCTCCTGCTTGGACCAGTTTattattgtcttcattgacgatatattAATTTACTCTCGAAATTGCCAAGAACATCGTCTGCATTTAACCACGGTGCTACAGACGTTGAAGGATCATCATTTGTATGCCAAATTTAGCAAGTGTGACTTTTGGCTGAATCAGATTCCATTTCTAGGGCACATTGTCTCAGGGAACGGGATAGAAGTGGATCCGGCCAAAGTTGAGGCAATCTGGAATTGGGATACGCCAAAGAATAATTCTGAGATATGGAGTTTCTTGGGATTGGTAGGTTACTATCGAAGGTTCATCCAGAATTTTTCCCGGATTACCTTGCCGCTGACCTCGCTGACTAAGAAGGGGGTAAGATATGAATGGACAGATCGGTGcatgaaaagctttgaggagttgAAAGGAAGATTGACGACGTCACAAGTGCTTACGATACCGGATGGTTCTGGACGGTTTGTGGTGTACACTGACGCCTCCAAAACTGGACTGGGAGCTGTGCTAATGCAGAACGGGAAGGTCATTGCGTATGCCTCACGTCAGTTGAAGGTACACGAGCAAAACTATCCCAcccatgatttggagctagcggCGGTTATATTTGCTCTAAAGATCTAG